The DNA sequence GTCGGTTCAGGCTGAAGGGGGGGGATCTCTACGATCGCTGCCGTATCTGTAGGCGCAGGTGGTGGTGGAGGCACCAGATTGGCTTTGAAAATGTCTGGACAGCAATTTTTTGTGTCAGGATCTAAGTAACGCCCGCCAGGGCGGTTGGAGCTGAAATATGCGGAATCCTCCTTGGTGAAAAACGGATAAGTATCATCGTAACTGGAGTTGATCGCAAGCCCTAAATTTTCTACCGTTCCCCATTCACCATTCCCCAAATAAGGCACTTTCACCAAATCATACCCACCAAATCCCGGTGGCCGATTGGTACTAAAGTAAAGGGTTTGCGAAGCGGCGTGAAATTGAGGGCTTATTTCTCCGTAAGGGGTGTTCAATGCAAGGATTGGCCTCGGCTTTTCCCACTTGCTATCACCAACGGGCAGTGGCACCTGCCAAAGATCAAAATCACCACTCCCGCCAGCTCGCTTGCTCACAAATAAAAGGTATTCTTGCTGTGCAATACTGTCCCACATCAACGAGGGTTGGGTGGCAGTAGCCGAAGGAGCATTGATCTCGGCGGGTAGTACTGTAAATTCTCGTTTCCAGCGTCCACGACTGTCTTTTTCGCGTACGTACAACTGGCAACTGATGGCTGCTCCTTCCGTGAATTGACACCGATTGAAAAACATCAATTGCTTGTCACGACTAATCGCGGTATGGGCGGTGTGGAGCGTATCTTCATTGAAGCCACGGCTCATCACCCGCCCCCGGCGATCATCGCGGGAGAACATGACTTTACTGATTTTGCGTGCAGGTTCGTACTTGTCGTCTTCTTTGTCGTAACTATAGGAAGTGTAATACAGCGTATCCCCGGATTTCCACGCTCCAAATTCACCGTAAGGAGAGTTGATACGGCGTGGTAGACGCTCCAATGTCCATTCTTCCTCCAGGGTTTGTTCTTGGGCCCAGCTTGCGCTCAGCAATGCCGCGCGGGCTTTCTCTTGTTGCTGGGCACTCCCCTTACCCGTGGCGATAAAAGCATTTAAGGCTTCCGTTGCTTCCTGGTATTTCCCCTGGCTTTGGTAGCTAAGTCCCAGCCCCAACCAGACCGTCGGGTACTGCTGGATAGCATTGCCTTTGGTGAGTGCCAGATAATGTTCTTCCGCAGCTTCGTAAGCCTGAAAAGCAAGCGCCGCTTCTGCCAAACGGAATTCGATATCCGGGGCTGGTTTTCGCTCCAGTGCTTGACGAAAATAATGCAGCGCTGTGTAATAATCCTCCTGCACCATCGCCTGATCGCCTTTTTTCAAGAGTGCAGCTGGACGCTGGGCTTCCGCCCAAAAGCCAACCAACAATAAAGCAATCAGCAACAAACTTTTACTAAGCATTGGTCTAGACAGTGGGCGACGAGAAGTAGGGAGCATACGGTTTTCTTTTGTGAAACGGGCGCTAAAAAATAGGGCAAGATTTGAATTCTTCCGGCGGTCGAGCTTGCATCATATAATAATGCAATGCCAATTCCAGTCCTCCGCGCCCATTGGTAGCAGTTTGAAACCCTGAGGTATTGATATCGTAGCTCAGGCCAAAAAGCCATTGTTGATAACGGGCTTCGAGGTTAAGGATCAGTGCATCTTGAAAACGATAATTCAATCCGGCTCCCAACCCCAAATCGCTACCTTTGTAAGGCATATGATAACGGGCACCAGCACCCAATAATATTTCCTGATAGGCTCCTTGTCGGAAAAAATGATGAACAGCTGTAAAGTCCCAATCTTCATTTAGCTCCAGCTGCCCAAAAGCGTAGAACCTGGCCCAGATTGGTACTTTTATGCCTGTGGTGTTGAAAAAGGTAAGTTCAGGACCATTGAGGTGAGAAGCAGCGACACCAGTGTTCAGTTCACTACGACTACGTGGATCGTGAGCCTGGTAGTTGAGGCCTGCTACTAGCGAACTTAAGCCACTTGATTGTTGTCCAAACTGCTCGCCGGTATTCTGATTGGGATCAAAGAACTCGCCGTTGTACTGGTCGCCAAACTGCAACTGTTCCGGCAGGAAGGCGCGTTGCCCAAAATCAAAACCCACGCCAGCACTCAGCTGGTGAACATCCGTCAGGGGTAGCACATAGGAAGCTCGCAAACCGATTTGCGTCCACGACAATTTACCGTCGCCGGCCTGATCATACATCAGTACGCCCCCTACACCCAGCTTTCCTACTGGCAATTTGAGCTGGTGCAATTTTTGATCATAAAAAGCTGAAAAGGTCCGGTAACTCACAGGCACAGATGACCATTGTTCTTTCCATTGGCCACCAACACGCGTATCCCACTTGCTCGATGCCGTCAGTGCCGGATTCATCTGCAAGGGCGCCAACCATGATTGCGAGAAGTGAGGATCCTGCGCCTTTAAGCCAAGGTATAAGCCAAGAGAGAGTATACAAAGAAGGAAACGAGGATACATTTTGGTCTGCATGCTACTTCGGGGTACTGGGTGCGGCGACAAAGTACTTAGCACAATGTACCAAGTACCCAAATTACCATGACAAAGTAAGATTTTTGCCCCAGATGCCCAAATGTAAGCTGCTGATTAAGCAGGCAAACGGAAGCCATCCGCTAATAAGTCGCCATACTCGTCAAGATTATCCTTCATAAACTTGGCAATAAACGGGCAATAGGGTTTGATTTTCAGGCCATGCTCGCGGGCGTAGTTCATGGCGTAGGTCGCCAAGGCCTCGCCGATGCCTTGCCCGCCAATGGCTTCGGGGACGACCGTATGGGGGTAGACAATGAAATCCTTACGCAGGAGATATTCGGCAAAACCAGTTTCCCCATCTACCGTAATTTCAAAACGGTGCTCCTCTTCGTTATTAACAACTTGATCGATCCAATTCATCAGCCTTATTTTTAGCGGTTAACAGTAAGGCCTCCCATTTAGTTTTACCTCCAAGCAAAGGAAATCACCTGCACCACCCCAGCAGGCACCTTAAACCGTTCATCAAGCCGATGCCCTACAATCCAAATCAATCGCCCATCTCCATTAATGAGTAGAGGCACCGCTTGCCGTTGGATGCGGTCGATCTTGTTGTTGACAAAAAAATCCTGCACTTTCTGGTGCTTCCCCCCCATCCCTAAGGGGGCAAAGGCGTCTCCCTCTCGCCAAAAACGCACCTGCAAAGGCCAAACGAGTTGGCTAGGATCTACATAAACCAAGGATGGCGTATTTGTGAAAGTTGCGGGAACGGGGGCCAGCGTTTGGGTAAGCATATACGCATTCGTGAATTGAACCAAGCCTTGGTCCTCCGGCCAGAGAATGCTTAGCGTTGGATCATAACCAGCAGGGATGGCTTGCAATATAATTTCTGCTGCTTGAATCAGTAATTGGTGTGTTGAGGATTCAAGCAAACTCCCCGGAGAAGCGGTTAATACTTGGCGTGTCTGCTCTTTAGAAAAACCATAAGGCGCGAAGAGCTCCCAGCATAGCGTAGGCGCCACAGGATGTTCACGCAAAGCAGTTAGCAGTACGGTAGCTTTTGCCCCTTCCCACTGAAACAATGCTTCACGGTATTGAGCAAGCCGCTCTTCGTACAACACCAGCATCTCTTCCAATTGCTGAAAATTAGTAGCAGAACGATCGGCTAAATCTGGCGTCACCTCATAAAGCGCTGGTAAAACGTGGTGCCGGAAATAATTGCGGCGGTACTTGTCCTCCGCATTGCTTTCATCTTCCCGGAAAGCAATTTGATGCTTTTGTTGATAAGCCTCTATTTGCTGGCGGTTCACGCCTAGCAAAGGGCGCCGGATATTATCCCTCTTTGCTTTCAATCCTACCAATCCTCTCCAACCCACACCACGCGTAAAGTTGAGCCAAAAGGTCTCTAAACGATCATCCAGGTGGTGCGCCGTCAGGAGATAATCATATCCCTCCTGCTCGATGGTTTCCGCAAAGTAGGCATAACGCAAATCGCGGGCTGCTACTTGTATAGCGCACTTATGCTCCGCTGCATAAGCTTTGGTAGCAAAGCTTCGACTAAAAAAGGGCAAGCCCAACTTATTCGCGTGTTTTTCTACAAAAAGCTCATCTTCGTCAGAAGCTCCTGCCCGTAATTGGAAATTGCAATGAATGACGCCTGGCCGGTAGCCCAGCTCATAAAGAACATAAAGTAACACCATGGAATCCATCCCCCCACTTACCGCTAAAAGCAGTCGATCCGTCGGCGAAAAAAGCGCTTTTTCGCGGATAAAGGAGGTAATGAGATTCAGCAATGTGCTCACTTTAGATAAGTTAATAGTACATTTCTTTTGAGTGTGCTACCAATAACGAGAAGCTCTGTCAAACCTGGATAGAACACAGATTCAACGGATAAAACAGGATTTTCACAGATTTAAAAACCGTGTAAATCCGTCAGATCTGTTGAATCCGTGGCCTATCCTGTTTCTAGTTTTTTTTAGTGTGACTAAAATCATCACGTCTATTTACCATCAGATTTTACCCTCTACTAAGTACCTAATACCGTGAAGTTTCACTTCCCACTACTTGTTATCCTTCCGCTTGATAACTGGCAGCGTTTTTACTACCATCAAAATCGTTTGCGGCAAGCGTTCTTCCACCAATACCATCTTGCCCAGCTTGAGGCTTTCCAGGGTCAATTCATCGTAATGACGAATGGTGATAGTTTCCAAACCACGGTTGATGTTTACCTTGAAGTCTTTTTCCAAGGCTTGCGCAAAACGATCCACTTTGTCGTCAATGTCATTGAAGCATACATTGAAGCTCAGTGCCGTATTTTGCATCATGTTCACCTGTAGTCGCAAGTCGGTAATGACTTTAAACATACGGTTGATATGGTGCTCAGCAACGAAGGAAAAGTCACGGGCCGAAATAGTACACAAAGCCTGTTCTTTTTCGACCGTCACCATCGGTGGGTATTTGTCGACGATCTCGTCAGAAATCACAGTACCACCTCCCGCTGGATCAATAAACGATTTGACGTACAGTGGTATGTTCTTGTTTTGCAGCGGCTTGATCGTCTTGGGGTGAATCACTTTGGCTCCGTAGTAAGTCATCTCAATGGCTTCC is a window from the Lewinella sp. LCG006 genome containing:
- a CDS encoding PorP/SprF family type IX secretion system membrane protein — protein: MQTKMYPRFLLCILSLGLYLGLKAQDPHFSQSWLAPLQMNPALTASSKWDTRVGGQWKEQWSSVPVSYRTFSAFYDQKLHQLKLPVGKLGVGGVLMYDQAGDGKLSWTQIGLRASYVLPLTDVHQLSAGVGFDFGQRAFLPEQLQFGDQYNGEFFDPNQNTGEQFGQQSSGLSSLVAGLNYQAHDPRSRSELNTGVAASHLNGPELTFFNTTGIKVPIWARFYAFGQLELNEDWDFTAVHHFFRQGAYQEILLGAGARYHMPYKGSDLGLGAGLNYRFQDALILNLEARYQQWLFGLSYDINTSGFQTATNGRGGLELALHYYMMQARPPEEFKSCPIF
- a CDS encoding GNAT family N-acetyltransferase encodes the protein MNWIDQVVNNEEEHRFEITVDGETGFAEYLLRKDFIVYPHTVVPEAIGGQGIGEALATYAMNYAREHGLKIKPYCPFIAKFMKDNLDEYGDLLADGFRLPA
- the tilS gene encoding tRNA lysidine(34) synthetase TilS, which codes for MLNLITSFIREKALFSPTDRLLLAVSGGMDSMVLLYVLYELGYRPGVIHCNFQLRAGASDEDELFVEKHANKLGLPFFSRSFATKAYAAEHKCAIQVAARDLRYAYFAETIEQEGYDYLLTAHHLDDRLETFWLNFTRGVGWRGLVGLKAKRDNIRRPLLGVNRQQIEAYQQKHQIAFREDESNAEDKYRRNYFRHHVLPALYEVTPDLADRSATNFQQLEEMLVLYEERLAQYREALFQWEGAKATVLLTALREHPVAPTLCWELFAPYGFSKEQTRQVLTASPGSLLESSTHQLLIQAAEIILQAIPAGYDPTLSILWPEDQGLVQFTNAYMLTQTLAPVPATFTNTPSLVYVDPSQLVWPLQVRFWREGDAFAPLGMGGKHQKVQDFFVNNKIDRIQRQAVPLLINGDGRLIWIVGHRLDERFKVPAGVVQVISFAWR